Proteins co-encoded in one Setaria viridis chromosome 9, Setaria_viridis_v4.0, whole genome shotgun sequence genomic window:
- the LOC117835907 gene encoding uncharacterized protein isoform X2: MPPSPLFPRLSPTPPPPLRARARGVGALPSTGRRRPALLAVIRAKGKDEASFTDRILDYIEGGPKLRRWYGAPDLLPKDGGAEDEEEDSPDIVEPRDAVLVTDGDSEIGQMVILALILKRARIKALVKDKRSTEEAFGTYVEDGFFSAPIDLKGVEHIVLLSQLPVYRNSGGLQAIMNSKLKKLAERDEEVVLSSGIPSTIIRTGSLQSTPGGERGFDFTKGVAAKGRISKEDAATICVEALDGIPRKTLIFEVANGDEKVADWKAWLVEQIKRDEEVQ; this comes from the exons ATGCCCCCGTCTCCCCTGTTCCCGCGCCTTTCCCCCACTCCTCCGCCCCCACTTCGCGCCAGGGCCAGGGGTGTCGGCGCCCTGCCCTCtacgggaagaagaaggccggcgCTTCTCGCCGTCATCCGGGCCAAGGGCAAGGACGAGGCCAGCTTCACCGACCGCATCCTCGACTACATCGAGG GGGGGCCAAAGTTAAGAAGATGGTATGGAGCACCCGATTTGCTTCCCAAGGATGGGGGTgctgaggatgaggaggaggactctCCAG ATATTGTGGAGCCTCGAGACGCTGTTCTAGTCACTGATGGTGACAGTGAGATTGGACAG ATGGTGATATTGGCACTAATTCTGAAGAGGGCTAGAATAAAAGCACTTGTTAAGGACAAACGATCGACTGAAGAAGCTTTTGGAACTTATGTGGAG GACGGTTTCTTCTCTGCACCGATTGACCTCAAGGGTGTCGAACACATTGTTCTGCTATCACAG CTGCCTGTCTACAGAAATAGTGGTGGCTTGCAAGCTATTATGAACAGCAAACTGAAGAAGCTAGCAGAGAGGGATGAAGAAGTGGTTCTCTCATCTGGCATCCCATCTACGATAATCAGGACTGGTTCTCTGCAAAGCACCCCTGGTGGTGAGAGAGGTTTCGATTTTACAAAG GGCGTAGCAGCCAAGGGAAGAATAAGCAAAGAGGATGCGGCTACCATCTGCGTGGAAGCTCTGGATGGCATTCCCCGAAAGACACTCATTTTTGAG GTTGCAAATGGTGATGAGAAGGTAGCAGACTGGAAAGCATGGCTTGTAGAGCAGATTAAAAGAGATGAGGAGGTACAGTAA
- the LOC117835907 gene encoding uncharacterized protein At2g37660, chloroplastic isoform X1: MPPSPLFPRLSPTPPPPLRARARGVGALPSTGRRRPALLAVIRAKGKDEASFTDRILDYIEGGPKLRRWYGAPDLLPKDGGAEDEEEDSPDIVEPRDAVLVTDGDSEIGQMVILALILKRARIKALVKDKRSTEEAFGTYVECMVGDMEDKSFTKKALKGVRAVISPANDGFFSAPIDLKGVEHIVLLSQLPVYRNSGGLQAIMNSKLKKLAERDEEVVLSSGIPSTIIRTGSLQSTPGGERGFDFTKGVAAKGRISKEDAATICVEALDGIPRKTLIFEVANGDEKVADWKAWLVEQIKRDEEVQ; this comes from the exons ATGCCCCCGTCTCCCCTGTTCCCGCGCCTTTCCCCCACTCCTCCGCCCCCACTTCGCGCCAGGGCCAGGGGTGTCGGCGCCCTGCCCTCtacgggaagaagaaggccggcgCTTCTCGCCGTCATCCGGGCCAAGGGCAAGGACGAGGCCAGCTTCACCGACCGCATCCTCGACTACATCGAGG GGGGGCCAAAGTTAAGAAGATGGTATGGAGCACCCGATTTGCTTCCCAAGGATGGGGGTgctgaggatgaggaggaggactctCCAG ATATTGTGGAGCCTCGAGACGCTGTTCTAGTCACTGATGGTGACAGTGAGATTGGACAG ATGGTGATATTGGCACTAATTCTGAAGAGGGCTAGAATAAAAGCACTTGTTAAGGACAAACGATCGACTGAAGAAGCTTTTGGAACTTATGTGGAG TGCATGGTTGGTGATATGGAAGATAAATCCTTCACAAAGAAAGCACTAAAAGGCGTTCGTGCTGTAATTTCTCCAGCCAAT GACGGTTTCTTCTCTGCACCGATTGACCTCAAGGGTGTCGAACACATTGTTCTGCTATCACAG CTGCCTGTCTACAGAAATAGTGGTGGCTTGCAAGCTATTATGAACAGCAAACTGAAGAAGCTAGCAGAGAGGGATGAAGAAGTGGTTCTCTCATCTGGCATCCCATCTACGATAATCAGGACTGGTTCTCTGCAAAGCACCCCTGGTGGTGAGAGAGGTTTCGATTTTACAAAG GGCGTAGCAGCCAAGGGAAGAATAAGCAAAGAGGATGCGGCTACCATCTGCGTGGAAGCTCTGGATGGCATTCCCCGAAAGACACTCATTTTTGAG GTTGCAAATGGTGATGAGAAGGTAGCAGACTGGAAAGCATGGCTTGTAGAGCAGATTAAAAGAGATGAGGAGGTACAGTAA
- the LOC117840261 gene encoding protein ELF4-LIKE 4 gives MEGGETTLSGFGGGAGAAGAGVDTKVLHAFQTSFVQVQSLLDQNRVLINEINQNHESKVPGDLSRNVGLIRELNNNIRRVVDLYADLSSLFAASDGGRAASEGGSVGTVRQAGAGHKRIRSGLD, from the coding sequence ATGGAGGGCGGCGAGACGACGCTGTCggggttcggcggcggcgccggcgccgccggcgccggcgtggacACCAAGGTGCTGCACGCGTTCCAGACGAGCTTCGTGCAGGTGCAGAGCCTGCTGGACCAGAACCGCGTCCTCATCAACGAGATCAACCAGAACCACGAGTCCAAGGTGCCCGGCGACCTCTCCCGCAACGTCGGCCTCATCCGGGAGCTCAACAACAACATCCGCCGCGTCGTCGACCTCTACGCCGACCTCTCCTCGCTCTTCGCCGCCTccgacggcggccgcgcggccTCCGAGGGCGGATCCGTCGGCACCGTTCGGcaggccggcgccggccacaAGCGGATCAGGTCCGGCCTCGACTGA